One Pseudomonas entomophila genomic window carries:
- the ahpF gene encoding alkyl hydroperoxide reductase subunit F, protein MLDATLKSQLKTYLERVTQPIEIVASLDDGAKSRELHDLLVEIAGLSKLITFSADGTDARRPSFSLNRPGSDISLRFAGIPMGHEFTSLVLALLQVGGHPSKASAEVIEQIQGLQGEFTFETYFSLSCQNCPDVVQALNLMAVLNPNVRHVAIDGALFQDEVEARKVMAVPSIYLNGEVFGQGRMGLEEILGKIDTSAGARQAEKINAKDAFDVLVVGGGPAGAAAAIYAARKGIRTGVAAERFGGQVLDTLAIENFISVQETEGPKLATALEEHVKQYDVDIMNLQRGEALIPATDGGLHEVRLAGGASLKAKTVILATGARWREMNVPGEQEYRARGVAYCPHCDGPLFKGKRVAVIGGGNSGVEAAIDLAGIVAQVTLIEFDSQLRADAVLQRKLHSLPNVTVITSALTTEVVGNGEKVTGLRYKDRTTDALHDLALEGIFVQIGLLPNTDWLKGTVELSPRGEIIVDARGATSIPGVFAAGDVTTVPYKQIVIAVGEGAKASLAAFDHLIRTSAPA, encoded by the coding sequence ATGTTGGACGCCACGCTTAAATCGCAACTGAAAACCTACCTGGAGCGGGTCACCCAGCCGATCGAGATCGTTGCCTCCCTCGACGACGGCGCGAAGTCCCGCGAATTGCACGACCTGCTGGTGGAAATCGCCGGCCTGTCGAAACTCATTACCTTCAGCGCGGATGGCACCGACGCCCGTCGTCCTTCGTTCTCGCTGAACCGCCCGGGGAGCGATATCAGCCTGCGTTTCGCCGGCATCCCCATGGGCCACGAATTCACCTCCCTGGTACTGGCGCTGCTGCAAGTCGGCGGCCACCCGTCCAAGGCCAGCGCCGAAGTGATCGAGCAGATCCAGGGGTTGCAAGGTGAGTTCACCTTCGAAACCTACTTCTCGCTGTCGTGCCAGAACTGCCCGGACGTGGTCCAGGCGCTGAACCTGATGGCGGTGCTCAACCCCAACGTGCGCCATGTGGCCATCGACGGCGCGCTGTTCCAGGATGAAGTCGAAGCCCGCAAGGTCATGGCGGTGCCGAGCATCTACCTGAACGGCGAAGTGTTCGGCCAGGGCCGCATGGGCCTGGAAGAGATCCTCGGCAAGATCGACACCAGCGCCGGTGCCCGCCAGGCCGAGAAGATCAATGCCAAGGATGCTTTCGATGTGCTGGTGGTCGGCGGTGGGCCCGCAGGTGCCGCGGCGGCGATCTACGCCGCGCGCAAAGGTATTCGCACCGGCGTTGCCGCCGAGCGCTTCGGTGGCCAGGTGCTCGACACCCTGGCCATCGAGAACTTCATCTCGGTGCAGGAAACCGAGGGGCCGAAGCTGGCCACGGCCCTGGAGGAGCACGTCAAGCAGTACGATGTCGACATCATGAACCTGCAGCGCGGCGAAGCGCTGATCCCGGCCACCGACGGCGGCCTGCACGAAGTACGCCTGGCCGGCGGCGCCTCGCTCAAGGCCAAGACCGTGATTCTGGCCACTGGCGCCCGCTGGCGCGAAATGAACGTGCCGGGCGAGCAGGAATACCGCGCCCGTGGCGTGGCCTACTGCCCGCACTGTGACGGCCCGCTGTTCAAGGGCAAGCGTGTGGCGGTGATCGGCGGCGGCAACTCCGGTGTGGAAGCGGCCATCGACCTGGCGGGTATCGTCGCCCAGGTGACCCTGATCGAGTTCGACAGCCAGTTGCGCGCCGATGCCGTGCTGCAACGCAAGCTGCACAGTTTGCCGAACGTCACGGTGATCACCAGTGCGTTGACCACCGAAGTGGTCGGCAATGGCGAGAAGGTTACCGGGCTGCGCTACAAGGATCGCACCACTGATGCGCTGCATGATCTGGCGCTGGAAGGGATCTTCGTGCAGATTGGCTTGCTGCCGAACACCGACTGGCTCAAGGGTACCGTCGAGCTGTCGCCGCGTGGCGAGATCATCGTCGATGCCAGGGGCGCGACCAGTATCCCGGGCGTGTTCGCGGCAGGTGATGTGACCACCGTACCGTACAAGCAGATCGTCATCGCGGTGGGCGAGGGCGCCAAGGCCTCGCTGGCGGCGTTCGATCACCTGATCCGCACCTCGGCGCCTGCCTGA
- a CDS encoding YceH family protein produces MSEHQTTGEGRFSNIEIRVLGSLIEKQATSPETYPLTLNALVLACNQKTSREPVMNLSPGQVGQALRALEGQEMARLQMGSRADRWEQRVDKALELVPAQLVLMGLMFLRGPQTLSELLTRSNRLHDFEDVDQVQHQLERLISRGLALHLPRQAGQREDRYTHALGDPAQIEEILAARQQEGGARSAGANVSEERIEALEARIAALEARLAQLEG; encoded by the coding sequence ATGTCAGAACACCAAACCACCGGCGAAGGCCGCTTCAGCAACATCGAGATCCGCGTGCTCGGCTCGCTGATCGAGAAGCAGGCCACCAGCCCGGAAACCTACCCCCTGACCCTCAATGCCCTGGTCCTGGCCTGCAACCAGAAGACCAGCCGCGAACCTGTGATGAACCTCTCCCCCGGCCAGGTCGGCCAGGCGTTGCGCGCGCTCGAGGGCCAGGAGATGGCCCGCCTGCAGATGGGCAGCCGCGCCGACCGCTGGGAGCAGCGGGTCGACAAGGCCCTGGAACTGGTGCCGGCGCAACTGGTGCTGATGGGGCTGATGTTTCTGCGCGGCCCGCAAACCCTCAGCGAACTGTTGACCCGCAGCAACCGCCTGCATGACTTCGAGGATGTCGACCAGGTCCAGCACCAGTTGGAGCGCTTGATCTCCCGTGGCCTGGCCCTGCACCTGCCGCGTCAGGCCGGGCAGCGCGAGGACCGCTATACCCACGCCCTGGGCGATCCGGCGCAGATCGAGGAGATCCTTGCCGCGCGCCAGCAGGAAGGTGGCGCGCGCAGTGCTGGCGCAAATGTGTCGGAAGAACGCATCGAAGCGCTGGAAGCGCGTATCGCCGCGCTGGAGGCGCGTCTGGCCCAGTTGGAGGGCTGA